In Drosophila willistoni isolate 14030-0811.24 chromosome XR unlocalized genomic scaffold, UCI_dwil_1.1 Seg144, whole genome shotgun sequence, one DNA window encodes the following:
- the LOC6638740 gene encoding uncharacterized protein LOC6638740 has protein sequence MVPKISHLIGCLIMVIVVHGDVSHLGKDLEYTITPSSQVAYYHYPAPSRSLAATRRHQQYHQPSQQYQQQTQPHHQDHQVAREFAAPALEHAAFTQALTSHGYVFGGAAASAPLASIQPAPPVTAAVPAPPAVSLQARSIAPGIDSNSLNLKLPVPFGLTPLNVAQLPLQAGAPYASVPHTTGLTSYGTPQIQRR, from the exons ATGGTCCCTAAAATTAGT CATTTAATTGGGTGTTTGATAATGGTGATAGTGGTGCACGGCGACGTCTCTCATTTGGGCAAGGATTTGGAGTACACCATCACACCTAGTTCACAGGTGGCCTATTACCACTATCCAGCTCCAAGTCGCAGTTTAGCAGCCACTAGAAGACATCAGCAATACCACCAACCATCGCAGCAGtaccaacaacaaacacagCCGCACCATCAAGATCACCAAGTGGCTAGAGAATTTGCTGCCCCCGCATTAGAACATGCAGCATTTACCCAGGCCTTGACCAGTCATGGTTACGTGTTTGGAGGAGCAGCTGCCTCAGCTCCATTGGCCTCCATACAACCGGCACCACCTGTAACTGCTGCAGTTCCTGCTCCTCCTGCAGTTTCTTTACAGGCGCGATCAATAGCGCCAGGAATTGATTCCAACTCCTTAAACCTTAAACTTCCTGTACCGTTTGGCCTTACTCCTTTAAATGTGGCCCAGTTGCCCCTTCAGGCAGGTGCACCGTATGCCAGCGTACCACACACCACGGGTCTCACTTCATATGGAACGCCGCAGATCCAAAGACGTTAA
- the LOC26528986 gene encoding leucine-rich repeat extensin-like protein 5: protein MFAIILLLCFSPVFGTFLHGQGSAVGVPISVPVPVSLPVAVPGPVVQAPVAVPAVYSAPLQPYPHTAPLAYGAPQPSLFKYPNPAIKYSLGVPVTTTTTTYSGFTHNSPQFLSKVVPTAYHLTASPSPSFRLHASPLPLPTAFYAAPPQLAYASPSAW from the exons ATGTTTGCAATT ATTCTTCTACTGTGCTTTTCCCCTGTTTTTGGAACCTTTTTACATGGGCAAGGGTCTGCGGTAGGCGTACCAATATCAGTTCCAGTTCCAGTCAGCTTGCCTGTCGCTGTGCCAGGACCTGTGGTACAAGCTCCTGTCGCTGTACCAGCAGTATATAGTGCACCACTGCAACCTTACCCACATACTGCGCCATTGGCCTATGGTGCGCCACAGCCATCTTTGTTTAAGTATCCAAATCCTGCCATCAAATATTCATTGGGAGTACCCGTGacaaccaccaccacaacATATTCCGGATTCACACACAATTCTCCACAATTTCTTTCCAAAGTTGTACCTACTGCATATCATTTGACGGCTTCGCCTTCACCTTCATTCCGCCTTCATGCTTCACCTCTACCTCTACCAACAGCATTTTATGCAGCTCCGCCGCAACTTGCCTATGCCAGCCCGTCCGCCTGGTAA
- the LOC6638739 gene encoding cuticle protein 10.6 codes for MFKLIAIISALCAVAQAGVISPYGAHGYGLGYGAALAPAYAAPAVISHAPIIKSYAAPAIVAAHPVATSYANTYKVATKAIPVVHSAPLVHAAPAVIAAPALHTTSTYHGGLGYGGYGSYGLGYAGYGHAYLH; via the exons ATGTTCAAACTG atTGCTATCATCTCTGCCCTGTGTGCTGTTGCCCAAGCCGGTGTGATTTCTCCTTATGGAGCTCATGGATATGGACTAGGATACGGTGCCGCCTTGGCTCCTGCATATGCTGCTCCAGCGGTAATCTCGCATGCTCCGATTATCAAATCCTATGCTGCTCCTGCTATAGTGGCTGCCCATCCTGTTGCTACCTCATATGCAAACACCTACAAAGTGGCAACAAAGGCGATTCCCGTTGTTCATTCGGCTCCACTAGTGCATGCTGCTCCTGCAGTTATTGCGGCTCCTGCTCTGCACACCACCTCCACTTACCACGGCGGCTTGGGATACGGTGGCTATGGATCTTATGGACTGGGCTATGCTGGCTATGGACATGCTTATCTGCATTAA
- the LOC26529132 gene encoding uncharacterized protein LOC26529132, translating to MFKILFLWIGLLVALSQGRPSYLPLDYSAVEYSPSIVGYESLALPAAVSHQSSTVVHEKRPYWRPVVKSYAPYSSPLVTYDPLSYGSAGWQYDQGWNYPNIYLK from the exons atgtttaaaatt CTATTTCTTTGGATTGGCTTACTCGTAGCTTTGAGCCAAGGACGTCCAAGTTATCTGCCGCTGGACTATAGCGCCGTTGAATATTCACCAAGCATTGTGGGATATGAATCCCTGGCCTTGCCTGCAGCAGTGTCTCATCAGAGTTCCACGGTGGTGCACGAAAAACGTCCTTACTGGCGACCTGTTGTGAAGTCCTATGCTCCCTACTCTTCCCCTTTGGTAACCTATGATCCTTTAAGCTATGGCAGCGCTGGATGGCAATACGATCAAGGATGGAACTACCCTAACATTTACCTCAAGTGA
- the LOC6638738 gene encoding cuticle protein 16.5, translating to MCKLFALAALLAVVAARPEPHLSAPVVYAAPAAATTYIQEPTLAKVGAVVKSIPTAVSHQSVTQVHSTPVIEDVVAPVVKTTTLHAAAPIVKTLAPVAYSAPVAPLAYSAPVAYSAPVAAYHGSPFTYAAAAPVLPYHTPLAYAAHAW from the exons ATGTGTAAATTG TTCGCTCTCGCTGCTTTATTGGCTGTGGTTGCTGCCCGCCCAGAACCACATCTGTCTGCTCCAGTAGTCTATGCCGCTCCTGCTGCAGCTACTACTTATATCCAGGAGCCCACATTGGCAAAAGTAGGTGCTGTAGTGAAGAGCATTCCAACAGCTGTTTCCCACCAGAGTGTTACCCAGGTTCATAGTACGCCTGTCATCGAGGATGTTGTGGCACCAGTGGTTAAAACGACAACCCTGCATGCTGCTGCTCCAATTGTGAAGACTTTAGCTCCAGTGGCATATTCCGCGCCAGTTGCTCCATTGGCGTACTCTGCCCCAGTGGCTTACAGCGCTCCTGTAGCTGCTTATCACGGGTCTCCTTTCACctatgctgctgctgctccagtTCTTCCTTACCACACCCCTCTGGCATATGCTGCTCACGCTTGGTAA
- the LOC6638737 gene encoding pupal cuticle protein C1B, whose amino-acid sequence MFKLVVLSVLLAVAAARPGHLYETSPLVYAAPAAHTTIVQEPVLAKVGAVVKSIPTAVSHQSQSVVHSSAHVVQDVVAPVVKSTPVVTYAAPAVAPVVHATYAAAAPVVHTSYAAAAPVLHTSYSAASPVAQIAAASPLTYTATGLW is encoded by the coding sequence ATGTTCAAGTTGGTGGTATTGTCTGTTCTCCTCGCCGTAGCTGCTGCCCGTCCCGGTCATCTGTACGAAACATCTCCCTTGGTTTACGCAGCACCAGCTGCCCATACGACCATAGTGCAGGAGCCAGTCCTGGCTAAAGTTGGCGCCGTTGTAAAGAGTATCCCTACCGCTGTTTCCCACCAGAGCCAGTCTGTGGTACACAGCTCCGCCCATGTAGTTCAGGATGTCGTTGCACCAGTGGTGAAGTCAACTCCTGTAGTAACCTACGCCgctcctgctgttgctcctgTTGTCCATGCCACCTATGCAGCCGCTGCTCCAGTTGTGCATACTTCCTATGCCGCCGCCGCTCCCGTCCTTCACACTAGCTATAGTGCTGCATCCCCTGTTGCCCAAATTGCTGCTGCCTCCCCATTGACCTATACTGCCACTGGCTTGTGGTAG
- the LOC6638736 gene encoding retinin: MFKLVVLSALLVVVAARPGLYESSLVYAAPAAHTTIVQEPVLAKVGAVVKSIPTAVSHQSQSVVHSSAHVVQDVVAPVVKSTPVVTYAAPAVAPVVHATYAAAAPVVHTSYTAVAPVLKTIPSPVIYNAGW, encoded by the exons ATGTTCAAATTG GTGGTGTTGTCTGCTTTGCTCGTGGTGGTAGCCGCTCGTCCCGGTCTCTACGAATCCTCCTTAGTTTACGCGGCTCCAGCTGCCCATACGACCATAGTGCAGGAGCCAGTCCTGGCTAAAGTTGGCGCCGTTGTAAAGAGTATTCCCACTGCTGTTTCCCACCAGAGCCAATCTGTGGTACACAGCTCCGCCCATGTAGTTCAGGATGTCGTTGCACCAGTGGTGAAGTCAACTCCTGTGGTAACCTACGCCgctcctgctgttgctcctgTTGTCCATGCCACCTATGCAGCCGCTGCTCCAGTTGTGCATACTTCCTATACCGCCGTTGCACCTGTATTGAAAACAATTCCCTCACCTGTGATTTACAATGCTGGGTGGTAA
- the LOC6638541 gene encoding neuropeptide-like 3 produces MYKLVVFFAICAIVAARPGYLEAGPLLHSYAAPATIIHEPALAKVGHIVKTIPSAVSHQSISQVHSSAHIIQPIVAPILKTTYTAPIIKTYAAPALHATLLTPSWASGHGWAPSW; encoded by the exons ATGTACAAGCTG GTGGTGTTTTTCGCTATATGTGCTATTGTTGCCGCACGTCCAGGGTACCTTGAGGCTGGACCACTTCTTCATAGCTATGCTGCTCCTGCAACTATTATCCATGAGCCAGCCCTGGCAAAAGTGGGTCACATTGTGAAGACCATTCCTAGTGCTGTATCCCATCAAAGTATAAGCCAGGTGCACAGTTCGGCTCATATAATTCAGCCAATTGTGGCCCCTATATTGAAGACCACCTACACGGCTCCTATTATTAAAACCTATGCAGCTCCAGCCTTGCACGCAACTTTGTTGACGCCCTCTTGGGCTAGTGGTCACGGGTGGGCTCCATCTTGGTAG
- the LOC6638540 gene encoding uncharacterized protein DDB_G0272718 — MLKLLLSLLSLSALAAARPGFLHGHHHHYPEFYPHHHHHVEPIHVAKIVHLPAAVSHQSSTVVHSIPHIIKPVVLPTVVKTVVHPPIIKAYHPSPIIKAYDPYDPFHFHHHHDFHDYHLH; from the exons ATGTTAAAGCTG CTGCTATCTCTGCTCTCTTTGAGCGCCTTGGCCGCTGCTCGTCCTGGATTTCTGCAcggtcatcatcatcattatccgGAATTTTATCCCCATCACCATCACCACGTAGAGCCGATACATGTAGCGAAAATTGTCCATTTACCAGCTGCCGTTTCCCATCAGAGCTCCACAGTGGTGCACAGTATACCCCATATAATCAAGCCCGTAGTTCTCCCCACTGTGGTCAAAACTGTGGTCCATCCACCCATTATTAAGGCCTATCACCCATCGCCGATAATTAAAGCCTATGATCCCTATGATCCTTTCCATTTCCATCACCATCATGATTTTCATGACTATCATTTGCATTAA
- the LOC6638539 gene encoding neuropeptide-like 3, with the protein MFKLCVFIALLSLAIAAPAPVPVPAPGLLAPGLVAAPGIWGPTLVAASPHVVSVVPSAISHAAITQVHPSPLLVKSVHGLGPVVIG; encoded by the exons atgtTCAAGCTG TGCGTTTTCATTGCTCTTCTTAGCTTGGCTATTGCCGCCCCAGCTCCCGTTCCAGTCCCGGCTCCTGGTCTCCTGGCTCCTGGTCTGGTGGCTGCTCCTGGCATATGGGGACCCACTCTTGTGGCTGCTTCCCCTCATGTTGTCAGTGTCGTGCCAAGCGCAATTTCCCATGCCGCAATCACACAAGTTCATCCATCGCCACTGCTTGTTAAGAGCGTCCATGGACTAGGCCCAGTCGTCATTGGATAA
- the LOC6638538 gene encoding larval cuticle protein F1, translated as MFKFVAVAALLLVASANAGLIETHHVVHEPVLAKVGTVVHSAPSAVSHQSITQVHSKAVVQPVLAPVLKTVAVHSAPVVAVHAAPVVHSVPVPVVHSAPVVHSVPVVHSAPLIKSVVHHAPLAYTFHH; from the exons ATGTTCAAATTC GTCGCTGTTGCTGCTCTTCTGctggttgcctctgccaatgCTGGCCTAATTGAGACCCACCATGTGGTCCATGAACCTGTCctagctaaagttggaactgTTGTTCACAGTGCACCATCTGCCGTCTCCCATCAGAGCATAACCCAAGTACACAGCAAAGCTGTGGTGCAGCCTGTGTTGGCACCCGTACTGAAGACCGTCGCTGTCCATTCCGCtcctgttgttgctgtgcATGCTGCTCCAGTCGTTCATTCGGTTCCTGTTCCCGTTGTCCATTCTGCTCCTGTGGTGCACTCAGTACCCGTTGTCCACTCTGCACCTTTAATTAAATCTGTGGTTCACCATGCTCCTTTGGCATACACTTTCCATCATTGA
- the LOC6638537 gene encoding larval cuticle protein F1 has product MFKFAAIASILLIASANAGLIETHHVVHEPVLAKVGTVVHSAPSAVSHQSITQVHSKAVVQPVLAPVLKTVAVHSTPVVAVHAAPVVHSVPVPVVHSAPVVHSVPVVHSAPLIKSVVHHAPLAYTLHH; this is encoded by the exons ATGTTCAAGTTT GCTGCTATTGCTTCCATCTTGCTGATTGCCTCTGCCAATGCTGGGCTAATTGAGACCCACCATGTGGTCCATGAACCTGTCctagctaaagttggaactgTTGTTCACAGTGCACCATCTGCCGTCTCCCATCAGAGCATAACCCAAGTACACAGCAAAGCTGTGGTGCAGCCTGTGTTGGCACCCGTACTGAAGACCGTCGCTGTCCATTCCACTCCTGTTGTTGCTGTCCATGCTGCTCCAGTCGTTCATTCGGTTCCTGTTCCCGTTGTCCATTCTGCTCCTGTGGTGCACTCAGTACCCGTTGTCCACTCTGCACCTTTAATTAAATCTGTGGTCCACCATGCTCCTTTGGCTTACACTCTGCATCATTAA